A stretch of Oreochromis aureus strain Israel breed Guangdong linkage group 11, ZZ_aureus, whole genome shotgun sequence DNA encodes these proteins:
- the LOC116323832 gene encoding uncharacterized protein LOC116323832 isoform X2, with amino-acid sequence MKVIVLFVFVLGALSAAGEVFFANVGGKVTLNCGVSSYRHTLQWYHGYDLLHTVYQRGYTRRGSIDLAWRSVMRQMNLEISSVKETDAGEFTCSADGTYHEHSLFVVSVSVSVTPSAVLKLCDEATLHCEVKHLLKGCEVKWKSPNADSPEWPSTVQLKPVTSSHNGTWECIITCDGKQLKPPTSTTPPTTLKNITLFVTSVQGTTCTTCITCTANDCPLGLSCWMWIAIGVCCQFGMFLIVCVTVLCKCMSRRMVCEERRPSNVSV; translated from the exons ATGAAGGtgattgtgttgtttgtgtttg TGCTGGGTGCACTCTCTGCAGCAGGGGAAGTTTTCTTTGCAAATGTTGGGGGGAAAGTCACATTGAACTGTGGGGTCAGCAGCTACAGACACACTCTGCAGTGGTATCATGGATATGACCTTCTTCATACAGTTTATCAGAGAGGCTACACGCGCAGAG GCAGTATTGATCTTGCATGGAGGTCAGTCATGAGACAGATGAATCTGGAAATCTCCAGTGTGAAAGAAACAGATGCTGGAGAGTTCACATGTTCGGCAGATGGGACATATCATGAACATTCACTTTTTGTGGTCTCAG TTTCAGTCTCTGTGACTCCCTCTGCTGTTCTCAAGCTGTGTGATGAGGCAACGCTCCACTGTGAGGTGAAACATCTGCTAAAAGGTTGTGAAGTGAAGTGGAAGAGTCCAAATGCTGATTCACCTGAATGGCCATCAACAGTTCAACTCAAACCTGTAACAAGCTCACATAATGGGACCTGGGAGTGTATCATCACCTGTGATGGCAAACAACTGA AGCCTCCAACTTCAACAACTCCACCAACCACCCTGAAGAACATCACATTATTTGTAACGAGTGTTCAGGGAACAACATGTACAACATGTATAACAT GTACTGCCAACGATTGCCCACTGGGACTCTCCTGTTGGATGTGGATTGCAATCGGAGTCTGCTGTCAGTTTGGGATGTTCCTGATTGTTTGTGTCACTGTCTTGTGTAAGTGCATGAGTAGAAGGATGGTATGTGAGGAAAGGCGTCCATCAAATGTTTCTGTATAG
- the LOC116323832 gene encoding uncharacterized protein LOC116323832 isoform X1, translating into MKVIVLFVFVLGALSAAGEVFFANVGGKVTLNCGVSSYRHTLQWYHGYDLLHTVYQRGYTRRGSIDLAWRSVMRQMNLEISSVKETDAGEFTCSADGTYHEHSLFVVSVSVSVTPSAVLKLCDEATLHCEVKHLLKGCEVKWKSPNADSPEWPSTVQLKPVTSSHNGTWECIITCDGKQLKPPTSTTPPTTLKNITLFVTSVQGTTCTTCITCITCTANDCPLGLSCWMWIAIGVCCQFGMFLIVCVTVLCKCMSRRMVCEERRPSNVSV; encoded by the exons ATGAAGGtgattgtgttgtttgtgtttg TGCTGGGTGCACTCTCTGCAGCAGGGGAAGTTTTCTTTGCAAATGTTGGGGGGAAAGTCACATTGAACTGTGGGGTCAGCAGCTACAGACACACTCTGCAGTGGTATCATGGATATGACCTTCTTCATACAGTTTATCAGAGAGGCTACACGCGCAGAG GCAGTATTGATCTTGCATGGAGGTCAGTCATGAGACAGATGAATCTGGAAATCTCCAGTGTGAAAGAAACAGATGCTGGAGAGTTCACATGTTCGGCAGATGGGACATATCATGAACATTCACTTTTTGTGGTCTCAG TTTCAGTCTCTGTGACTCCCTCTGCTGTTCTCAAGCTGTGTGATGAGGCAACGCTCCACTGTGAGGTGAAACATCTGCTAAAAGGTTGTGAAGTGAAGTGGAAGAGTCCAAATGCTGATTCACCTGAATGGCCATCAACAGTTCAACTCAAACCTGTAACAAGCTCACATAATGGGACCTGGGAGTGTATCATCACCTGTGATGGCAAACAACTGA AGCCTCCAACTTCAACAACTCCACCAACCACCCTGAAGAACATCACATTATTTGTAACGAGTGTTCAGGGAACAACATGTACAACATGTATAACATGTATAACAT GTACTGCCAACGATTGCCCACTGGGACTCTCCTGTTGGATGTGGATTGCAATCGGAGTCTGCTGTCAGTTTGGGATGTTCCTGATTGTTTGTGTCACTGTCTTGTGTAAGTGCATGAGTAGAAGGATGGTATGTGAGGAAAGGCGTCCATCAAATGTTTCTGTATAG
- the LOC120442539 gene encoding uncharacterized protein LOC120442539 isoform X2: MKVIVLFVFVLGALSAAGEVFFANVGGKVTLNCGVSSYRYILQWRHENDFLHTVYKRGYTYRGDVELVRRSVMRQTNLEISSVKETDAGEFTCSADGTQHQHSLVLVSVSVSVTPSTVLKLCDEATLQCEVKHLLKGCEVKWKSPNADSPEWPSTVQLKPVTSSHNGTWECIITCDGKQLKPPTSTTPPSTLKNITLFVTSVQGTANDCPLGLSCWMWIAIGVCCQFGMLLIVCVTVLCKCMSRRMVCEERRPSNVYV; this comes from the exons ATGAAGGtgattgtgttgtttgtgtttg TGCTGGGTGCACTCTCTGCAGCAGGGGAAGTTTTCTTTGCAAATGTTGGGGGGAAAGTCACATTGAACTGTGGGGTCAGCAGCTACAGATACATTCTGCAGTGGCGTCATGAAAATGACTTTCTTCATACAGTTTATAAGAGAGGCTACACTTACAGAG GCGATGTTGAACTTGTGCGGAGATCAGTCATGAGACAGACGAATCTGGAAATCTCCAGTGTGAAAGAAACAGATGCTGGAGAGTTCACATGTTCGGCAGATGGGACACAGCACCAACATTCACTTGTTCTGGTCTCAG TTTCAGTCTCTGTGACTCCCTCTACTGTTCTCAAGCTGTGTGACGAGGCAACGCTCCAGTGTGAGGTGAAACATCTGCTAAAAGGTTGTGAAGTGAAGTGGAAGAGCCCAAATGCTGATTCACCTGAATGGCCATCAACAGTTCAACTCAAACCTGTAACAAGCTCACATAATGGGACCTGGGAGTGTATCATCACCTGTGATGGCAAACAACTGA AGCCTCCAACTTCAACAACTCCACCATCCACCCTGAAGAACATCACATTATTTGTAACGAGTGTTCAAG GTACTGCCAACGATTGCCCACTGGGACTCTCCTGTTGGATGTGGATTGCAATCGGAGTCTGCTGCCAGTTTGGGATGCTCCTGATTGTTTGTGTCACTGTCTTGTGTAAGTGCATGAGTAGAAGGATGGTATGTGAGGAAAGGCGTCCATCAAATGTTTATGTATAG
- the LOC120442539 gene encoding uncharacterized protein LOC120442539 isoform X1 yields MKVIVLFVFVLGALSAAGEVFFANVGGKVTLNCGVSSYRYILQWRHENDFLHTVYKRGYTYRGDVELVRRSVMRQTNLEISSVKETDAGEFTCSADGTQHQHSLVLVSVSVSVTPSTVLKLCDEATLQCEVKHLLKGCEVKWKSPNADSPEWPSTVQLKPVTSSHNGTWECIITCDGKQLKPPTSTTPPSTLKNITLFVTSVQGTTCTTCTTCTANDCPLGLSCWMWIAIGVCCQFGMLLIVCVTVLCKCMSRRMVCEERRPSNVYV; encoded by the exons ATGAAGGtgattgtgttgtttgtgtttg TGCTGGGTGCACTCTCTGCAGCAGGGGAAGTTTTCTTTGCAAATGTTGGGGGGAAAGTCACATTGAACTGTGGGGTCAGCAGCTACAGATACATTCTGCAGTGGCGTCATGAAAATGACTTTCTTCATACAGTTTATAAGAGAGGCTACACTTACAGAG GCGATGTTGAACTTGTGCGGAGATCAGTCATGAGACAGACGAATCTGGAAATCTCCAGTGTGAAAGAAACAGATGCTGGAGAGTTCACATGTTCGGCAGATGGGACACAGCACCAACATTCACTTGTTCTGGTCTCAG TTTCAGTCTCTGTGACTCCCTCTACTGTTCTCAAGCTGTGTGACGAGGCAACGCTCCAGTGTGAGGTGAAACATCTGCTAAAAGGTTGTGAAGTGAAGTGGAAGAGCCCAAATGCTGATTCACCTGAATGGCCATCAACAGTTCAACTCAAACCTGTAACAAGCTCACATAATGGGACCTGGGAGTGTATCATCACCTGTGATGGCAAACAACTGA AGCCTCCAACTTCAACAACTCCACCATCCACCCTGAAGAACATCACATTATTTGTAACGAGTGTTCAAGGTACAACATGTACAACATGTACAACAT GTACTGCCAACGATTGCCCACTGGGACTCTCCTGTTGGATGTGGATTGCAATCGGAGTCTGCTGCCAGTTTGGGATGCTCCTGATTGTTTGTGTCACTGTCTTGTGTAAGTGCATGAGTAGAAGGATGGTATGTGAGGAAAGGCGTCCATCAAATGTTTATGTATAG